A portion of the Oscillospiraceae bacterium genome contains these proteins:
- a CDS encoding DUF945 domain-containing protein, with protein sequence MSANVEAMFSVRETPWHGLGRIIMDAPASCEALELAGLDWQVESRSIYSGTGAMIPGYRANVRSTDDAVLGVVSDRYRIVQNEEAFQFTDDLLGEGVTYETAGSLQGGKKVWMLAKLPEKYIIAGDEVTPYLVFFNSHDGSSGVKVAMTPVRVVCQNTLNLALGTAKRIWTARHTENVLLRVQDARETLQLANSYMGELGKGIHELTTIKLSDRKVQEFINEFFPVTEDLTDGQRKNNLRLQEDLKARYYNAPDLEWVGKNGWRFVNAVSDFATHADPIRKTRNYNENLFLRTAEGNPMIDKAYKMVLAVA encoded by the coding sequence ATGTCCGCAAATGTTGAAGCCATGTTCTCTGTCCGTGAGACCCCCTGGCACGGCCTTGGCCGTATCATCATGGATGCCCCTGCAAGCTGTGAAGCCTTGGAGCTGGCTGGTCTGGATTGGCAGGTGGAAAGCCGCAGCATCTACTCCGGCACGGGTGCTATGATCCCCGGCTATCGGGCGAATGTCCGCAGCACCGATGATGCTGTTCTGGGTGTGGTGTCCGACCGCTACCGCATTGTGCAGAACGAAGAAGCATTTCAGTTCACCGATGACCTGCTGGGTGAGGGCGTTACTTATGAAACTGCCGGTTCTTTGCAGGGCGGCAAGAAGGTCTGGATGCTGGCAAAGCTGCCGGAGAAGTACATTATCGCCGGAGACGAAGTGACCCCCTATCTTGTGTTCTTCAACAGTCACGATGGCAGTTCTGGTGTGAAAGTAGCCATGACCCCGGTTCGTGTGGTCTGCCAGAACACCCTGAATCTGGCTCTGGGCACGGCAAAGCGCATCTGGACTGCTCGCCATACCGAAAACGTTCTGCTCCGGGTGCAAGATGCTCGTGAAACCTTACAGCTTGCCAACAGCTATATGGGGGAACTGGGCAAGGGCATCCATGAGCTGACCACCATCAAGCTGTCTGATCGCAAGGTGCAGGAGTTTATCAACGAGTTTTTCCCTGTCACTGAAGATCTGACCGATGGCCAGCGGAAGAACAACCTGCGCTTGCAGGAAGATTTGAAGGCTCGCTATTATAATGCACCCGATCTGGAGTGGGTCGGTAAGAATGGCTGGCGGTTCGTGAACGCTGTTTCCGACTTTGCCACCCATGCAGATCCCATCCGTAAAACTCGCAACTACAACGAAAATCTGTTCCTGCGCACCGCAGAGGGCAATCCCATGATCGACAAAGCCTACAAGATGGTGCTGGCAGTAGCATAA
- a CDS encoding DUF6198 family protein produces MKSESNKLAVRGELALIAMVIMNSAGVLLMLHSGSGISAISSVPYGFQQVFPQLTLGTWTYMFQGLLVLVLMLLRRKFMPSYLFSFVVGFVFGKLMDLEKPFIDALPLNIPMRVLYFVLSYLILCFGISLGNRCGLPITPTDLFPREMADITKLPYARVKITFDLTCLITTAVITFVGVGAIRGLGIGTVVAACTMGKGISFIGSLLDKRLTFHSVLDGQKV; encoded by the coding sequence ATGAAATCCGAATCCAATAAACTTGCAGTCCGCGGTGAGCTTGCACTGATCGCTATGGTCATCATGAACAGCGCCGGTGTGCTGCTGATGCTGCACTCTGGTTCCGGCATTTCGGCCATATCCAGTGTGCCCTACGGCTTCCAACAGGTGTTCCCCCAGCTGACGCTAGGCACATGGACATACATGTTTCAGGGCCTGCTGGTGCTGGTATTGATGCTGCTGCGCCGGAAGTTCATGCCCAGCTACCTGTTCAGCTTTGTGGTCGGCTTTGTGTTCGGCAAATTGATGGATCTTGAAAAGCCGTTCATCGACGCGTTGCCCCTGAACATCCCCATGCGGGTGCTCTACTTTGTACTGAGCTACCTGATCCTATGCTTCGGCATCTCGCTGGGCAACCGCTGCGGCCTGCCCATCACCCCCACCGATCTGTTCCCCCGGGAGATGGCGGACATCACAAAGCTCCCCTACGCCCGGGTCAAGATCACCTTTGATCTGACCTGTCTGATCACCACCGCTGTCATCACTTTTGTGGGCGTTGGTGCTATCCGCGGTCTGGGCATCGGCACTGTGGTCGCCGCCTGCACCATGGGCAAAGGTATCTCCTTTATCGGCAGCCTGCTGGATAAAAGACTAACGTTTCACTCCGTACTGGATGGCCAAAAGGTGTAA